A stretch of DNA from Pirellulales bacterium:
CGAGGGCTTTTCACGGCCGTCGCCATGGTCCCGCAAGATACCCATCAAATCGGCGAGCGAGCCTGCGCGCCCGGCACGCTCCTGCGTGAGTTTCTGCCGTTGCCGGCACGCCGAGACGCGGGTCTTGATCGAATCGCCATGCGCACGGGCGAAGCCGGGAATCGTCAGACCGTTCGAAATGCTGCGGGCGCCGACGATCTCTTCCACGGCGTGCAAACGTCCGGCCGTTTCCAGGACGAAGGCCCGACGCGTGTCGGCCACGATGTAGCTATTGTGATAGGTAAATCGCCGGTTTTCATGTCCACATCCGCCGCCCTGACCGTATTCGTCCAATAGCGCCACGATCGTGGCCACGGCATCGGCGGCGCTCGCCGCGCGCTCGAGCGCCAGCCGCAGCAGATCCATGCCGGTTAGGCCGGCCTTTGCATACGCTTCGCGCGTGAACACCGCTTCATTGCCGATCACGACGCCGTGTTCGTTCGCGCCGATTTCGGCGCCCCACATCCAGTAGGGACGACTGATAAGGATGGCGTGCGTCTGGCGCGCTTGAGCAATTTCGAGATGCGTGCAGCGCAATCGTGCGTCCGGCTCATGAGCGCGGCGCGGATGCCATTCGAGCAATTGCGCTTCGTTCGGATCGCGATCCGAATTCTTGGCAAACAGCACGCGTCCACTTTCGACGATGGCCAGCGTGTCGCACATTTCGAGGAGGTTTCGAGAATCTCGCGAGGTTAAGAAGCAAAATCGGCGTGGAAAAAAATTCCTGGTCGCCCGCCCGCGTTACGCAACGAGGCCTTTGCTAGCGTCCGGAATTCTCACGGTCGCCGACTAACGATTTCGTAGCGCACGGAAGTCTAATGGCATTGGGAACATACGGCATCCGACGGCGCGAGAATCTAGCGATAGTTCTCACGGTCGACACGACCCGCGCGCATGCTATCGCCATCGTGCTTGCACTGGATATTGTGCCAGCACCTGGGCCAGGCGTCAAAATCATGGAATTGCTTGCCACTTCTTCAGACACGCCTATAACGTGCCTAAGCAGTTCACTCACCACCTGAAGGACGTGTTGAGGGAACAGCGAACGATTCGAGGCCATACGATACGGACATCGCTCTAGCAACGACCCAGGATGGGCCGAGAGCGACCCAGGAGCCAATCGCGTGGTATCAAGGATGATGGTCGAATCCCGCATCGCCCGTCGCCGGCTTTTGCCGGTCAGCGCGGCTGACCGCGATCGCCGATGCCCGCAATTTGCTGTCTCGGGTTGTATCTCTTTCCCTTCCACGCTTGCCGGGGGCGCCTCGCACGAGTCGTTCGCCGACTATTGTTCACGGCGAGGGCATTATGCCCTCCAGGAAGGAGCCTGATATGACACGGAAGCCACTGATCGGATTGAACGCTGAATACCGCGCCGCGAAGAAGGATGCTCCGGCGTTTAGCTATGTTTCGGCCGGGTATTACGATTCGATTGTTGCCTCGGGCGGCGTGCCCGTCGTGATCCCGCCGCTGGCGGATGACGACGATGTCGAGCGAATTCTCGACATGCTGGACGGTATCGTGCTCGTCGGCGGGGCGGACCTCGACCCGCGGCGCGACGGTTTCATGCTGCACCCGGCCGTGCGGACGCTCGATTCCCGTCGCGAGGATTTCGATCGCCGCTTGATGAATAGGATCGCGGCTCGCCGCATGCCGGTCTTCGGCATCGGCGTAGGCGTGCAACTGTTGAACGTCTCGCAAGGAGGCAACTTGTTTCTGCACGTGCCCGAGGACATGCCGCGTGCCCTGCCGCACAAGGACCCGCTCGATCCGGCACACCGTCATGCATTGGAAGTCGTGCCCGGCAGCTTGATGGAGCGGGTCTACGGCGAGGGCGAGATTCGCGTCAACAGTTTCCACCATATGGCCATCGACGAAGTAGCCACCGGTTTCCAGGTCACGGCCCGTTGTCCGGATGGCGTGATCGAAGCCATCGAGAGCACGCAGCCTGATTGGTTTGCATTTGGCACACAGTTCCATCCAGAGAGTGACTCCGCCTCGGCGCTAGATTTGCGCATCTTCGAAGAGTTCATCACGGGCGTCGGTGGCGAAGTACCTGCGGTGCGCATGGCAGCGTAACCCTATGGGGGGTGACGAATCGACGAGCGCGGCACGGAGGCCCGCTCGTGCGAGTGACTGGGCGTCGCCTTCGGCCCGCGGGCCGCGATTCTGTTCGGCAGCTTCAGAATCGCGGCACCGCGGGCTTTTTCCTGCGCGGAAAGTAGGGTGCCGTCCGGGCGCCGGACTCGTGATCACCCGATAGAGATTTCGGGGCCCGCTTGCGAACCAGGTTGCGCTATGCCATCTCTTGCACTTTGCAGGTCGTGCCGATCGAATGGCGACAAACACTTTGGTCCGTTTTTGGGCCGCAGGGGCGATTGACATGGATATCTACCACGTCTGGTGCAATCTGAAGCCGGGGACGGGCGACGTCGCGTTTTGCGAGCGCGTGGATGCCTATCTGGGACAGCTTCGCGAGGAAAAACTCATCCTCGGCTTTCGCATCACGCGACGTAAACTGGGCTTTGGCCCGCCGCAGTTGGGCGAATTTCACATCACGATCGAGGTCACCGATCTCGCCCAGCTCGAAGCGGCCTTTCAGCACGTCGCCCGCCGCGCCGGCCCCATCGAAGGGCTGCATCACGCCGTGAATTCGCTGGTGACCGACCTGTCGTTCGCGCTGTATCGCGATTTTCCCGATGCGGTGCGCGAGCGGGGAGAAGAGAGATTCTGAGCGAGCAGCGGGTAATGAAGCCGCCCGCGAACAGCCGTGGCGGGGCGAATCGAAGGTCCCCTCGGCAGGTGTTCAGCTGCTGAGGGCCTCGGCCGCGGAAATCGCGGGCAGCTCTTGCGTGTCTGCCAGGTACGGCTCGACGCTGATCCCGGTGTTGCAGTGAATGCGATTCCGGCCGGCAGCCTTGGCCGCATACAGCGCGGCGTCAGAACGCGCCAACAGCATTTTCGGGTCGTCCTGATGACTGGCCTCGGCCACGCCGCCGCTGATCGTGACCAGCCCTGAGTTGGCGACCGCCAGGCGAATCTTCTCGGCGAAGCACGAGGCGCCCTCGAGGTCGGTGTGCGGCATGACCACGACAAATTCCTCACCGCCGTACCGGGCTACCAGGTCGGTCTCACGGGTCTCGTCGTCGAGGATGCGGGCGACCTTCTGCAAAATCTGATCGCCCAGCACGTGCCCCTGGACGTCGTTGATCTGCTTGAAGTGGTCGATGTCGAAGATTGCCAGGGCGAAACCCTGATCGTAGCGCGTGAGCAGGGCAAAGGACGATTCCAGCGTCTCGTCCAAGGCCTTGCGATTGCTCACACCGGTCAATTGATCGCTGCGGGTCTCCGTGAACGTCATCAAATGACTGGTTTGTTGCCGCAGCTCGTCGTAGGCGCAAGAGATTTGCGCCGCGAGGTCGAGCGTCGGCTTGACCATGGTTTCGGCTTCGTGAAACAACTCGCACCAGGCCGCGCGTTCTTCTTGAGAGCTGAGCTCGCTGACGCGGTCTTTGAATTTGGCGATGCTCGATTGATGCGTGGCCAGGTTCTTGCGAATCCGGTCGGCGATTTCTTCCAGTTGCCCTGCCACGGCCCGAGCACGCTTCAGCTCGCGACGCGCGCGATCGCCGTGATATTCGGGCTGTTGCTGTTGGGAGCGCCGCCCCATCAAATAACCAATCGTGGCAACGGCTGCCAACGCAACGATCGAAGGAAGATACATGGTCATCGATTCCAAGACTGCACCGTGCCGACGCTTCGGTATTTGCCGGCTCTCGCCCCAGTTGAATTCCCAGGCGGTCAGTGGAAATATAGGTTCCGATTCCGACGCGCGCGGGCATATTCGCGGCCTGGCGCAGTGCCGTCGGGCCACTCGACGAGACAGATTCGCACGCCTTGCGCATGGCGCGGATTTGGCCGATTGTTCGGGGGGCTCGAACCGCGGAAGCGCCGTCGACGTGACACCGGTCCGAGGCATCAAAAGACGCGAGGGGAAAGCCTGCGAAAGCCACTTCGGCTATCCTCGCGAGCGGGATTCGTGGTAGCTTCTTGGACAAGGCGGCCTGGAATTCAGGGCCTCGCCGCTGGGCGCTGCCACTCATACGCGTGGCGGCCCGGCGAACCAAACGAGACGGACCATCGTTACAAAGAGTGTGATGCCGCGCCCGGGCCCTCGCGAGAGCCCGTTCTCGGCGCACGTCATCATCTTGCACCTTTAGGAGTCGATTCGTGCAACTCTTCAGATTTCTGCGGACTATTTGTTGCCCGGCCCTCCTCGCCGGAACGGTTGCGTTTGGAGTGGTCGGAACTCTGGCCGCTGCCGCCGAGCAGCCCGTTTTTCCGTTTCCGATCGAGAAGACGGTACTCGATAACGGGCTGACGATCATCACCGTTCCGGCCGACACGCCGGGGGTGATCTCATATTACACGATCGTCCGCACCGGATCGCGCAACGAGATCGAGCCAGGGCTCTCGGGCTTTGCTCATTTCTTCGAACACATGATGTTCCGCGGTACGCCGCGCAACAGCAACGAGCAATACAACGCCAAGATGAAGGCGATGGGCGCCGATTCGAACGCCTTTACGACCGACGATTGGACCGCCTATCACACCACGGCCTCGGCTGATGCACTGTCGACGATCATCGAGCTCGAAGCGGATCGTTTCCAGAACCTGAGCTACGACCTGCCCGCGTTTCAAAAAGAAGCCCGGGCCGTACTCGGGGAATACAACAAGATCGCTTCGTCACCGCTCTTGCTGCTGGACGAGACGATGCAGGATGTGGCCTACGAGAAGCACACCTACAAACACACGACGATCGGCTTCTTGAAAGACATCGTCGACATGCCCAACCAGTACGAGTACAGCCGGAAGTTTTTCGAGCGCTGGTACCGTCCGGACAATTGCATCGTGCTGGTGGTGGGTGATGCCCGGCACAAGGAAGTGGTTGAGCTGGCGCGCCGGCAATACAGCGGTTGGAGGGCGGGAGTGGCGAAAATCGAAATTCCCGCCGAGCCTGCACAAACGGCCGAGCGGCGCCGCGACCTCGAATGGAAAGGCGTGACGCAGCCGTACTTGTACATCGGCTACCACGTCCCGGGGTTCGATCCGAAGAGCCGGGACATCGCAGCGCTCGATGTCTTGAGCGAGGCGATTTTCTCGCAGGTCAGCCCGCTCTATCGCAAGCTGGTGCTGGACGAAGCCCGGGTCGAAACGATCACGGCTGGCGCTCAATTCCATCGCGATCCGACGCTGTTCACGATCATGGCCCGTCTGCACGACGCGGCCGACATGGCGGCGATCGAAAAGGAGATCTACCAGGCTCTCGCCGCCGCGGCCGAGAAGCCAATCGACGCGCAGCAATTGGCCGACATTAAATCGCACATGCGCTATGGCTTTGCCACGAGCCTTGATTCGACGAATGCCATTGCCCGAGGGCTGGGATCGTTCTTGGAACTGACGGGCGATCCCGATTCGCTGAATCAGATTTACGCCACCTATGAACAGGTCACACCCGAAGATGTGCAACGGGTGGCGAAAGAGTATTTCGCGCCCGAGAACCGCACGGTTGTCACGCTGCTGAGCGAAAAGGATGCAGCCGCGAAGAACCAAACAGCCAAGGCCGACAGTGCCCCCGCGGCGACAAAAGCAAGGCCGGAGACCGCGCCTGCTGCGAAGGCGAAAACTGCCAAGGCCGCGCCGCAGAAAGCCAACGATTCGGTCGAGGCCGGCACGAAAAACGGGTCGCCGCTGGTGACCTTGCGCATCGCCTTCCGTGCCGGATCGCAGAACGACCCGCCGGGCAAGGAAGGTTTGGCCGCACTCACGGCGCGCATGATTTCCGAAGGGGGTTCGGATGAGGTCTCTTATTCCGAACTGCTCGAGTTGCTCTATCCGCTTGCTGGCCGCATGGACGGTCAATGCGATAAAGAAGTGACGATCTTCACGGGCGAAGTCCATCGCGACAAGCTCGCCGAGTTCTATCCACTGTTCATCGACACGCTCTTGCGTCCGCGCTTCGACCAGGCTGACTTCGAACGCCTTCGTCAGGAGCACCTTAGCTACCTCTCGGCCCGCTTGCGCGGCAACGACGACGAGAACCTGGGCAAGTGGACGCTGCAACTGTCGCTCTACCCACCGACGCATCCCTACGGGCATGTCGACCAAGGGACGATCGCGGGCCTGCAGGCGATCACGCTCGACGACGTCCGCAACTTCTACAAGACGCACTACACGCAGGCCGCGATGACAGCCGTGGCCGCGGGTGGGATTAGCGATGCCTTCCGCGGGCGGCTGTCCAAGGACCTCGCCGCCGGATTGCCAGCGGGCAAGGCGAACGTTTCCGATTTGCCGGCGCCGCACAAGCCTGATGGGCTGGAACTAACGATCGTCGAAAAGCCGACCATCGCCACGGCCATTTCGCTCGGCTTTCCGATCGACATAACGCGGGCTGACGACGATTACTATGCGCTGGCTGTTGCCAGTTCGGCCTTCGGCGAGCATCGCACGTTCAACGGCCGGCTGATGAAGAACATGCGTGGCAAACGCGGCCTCAATTACGGCGATTACGCGTATATCGAAAACTTCATTCAGGATGGGCCGGGCACGTTTGTTCTGCCCGGAGTCCCGCGGCGGCAGCAGTATTTTTCGATCTGGATTCGTCCGGTGCCGCACGACAAGGGCGTGTTCGCGCTGCGACAAGCGTTGCGAGAACTCGATCAGCTGGTCAAAGACGGACTGACCCAGGAAGAATTCGAAGCAACCCGCAATTTCCTGTTCCACTACAGCAAGTTGTGGGCGCAGTCGCAGTCACGCCGCGTCGGCTACGATTTGGACGGCCAGTTCTACGGTCGCGCGAGTCAAATCGAGGAACTCGCCCGTCGGTTGCCCAGCATGACGCGCGAGCAGGTGAACGCGGCGATTCGCAAGCATCTGCAAGCGAAGAATGTCTCGATCGCGGTGGTAACGGACGATGGTGCCCGCTTCCGCGACCAGGTCCGCTCGGGCAAGCCGACGCCGCTGGTCTACGACACGGCCGGCACGCCGCCCGAGATCCTGGAAGAGGACAAGGAGATCGAATCGTGGCCTTTGCCCATCGCGGCCGACCATATTCGTGTCGTCCCGGCGAAAGAGCTGTTCGAGCGGTAGACGGAAGGCAATACCGAATGTCGCTGACTCGCCCTGCGCCACTGGTGGCTTGCCACCAGTGAGCGTTTTGGGCGCGTACCCGTGTCGCCGAAAAGTCTGTGAGTGCTTGCCGCTGTGGTTCTGGTTTGATGATCCGTTTTGAAGTTACTTCGTATTCTCATCCTTCCGCCACCACTGTCCCCGTTCCCCTCTTAAGTGAATTGCTTGCTGGGCCACTCCTTCATCCTGTGCGGAAACGAGCTTTTTGACGATCGGAAGTAGGTCACGCTCATAACTCTCCGAATTGAGCCCTTTGCACTTGGTTTCACCGTGACGGAGCCAGCCGAGCGCCTCCATCTCGCGCTTTGCGTCGCCGCTGATCAGCGCGTCTTTGAGTGCGGCGTACCTCGACCAATCTTTTCCCGCCGCTGACCACCATGCCTTGGCTCGATTTCGCGCCTTATTGATGCGGTCTGCTCGGGACGCTTCGTCACGTTTTGCGGGCACCACATCCTTCAACGGCACGTCGGTTTTACCTTTGATAGCAGCCTGGAGTAGATCCTCCTCACGAATCGCGCCTTCGCTGAAGCCAAAGTTCTGAAACGCGGCTTCTTCCAGAACCCAGCCCGCACGTACGGCAATCCGGTCCAAATCGTAGTCCACAATGCGCCCGTGCCCATAGAACGTCATCGCGCCGGGATAAATCAGGTCAGATGTGTTCGTGAGAGGAACGAAATCATCGCGGTCCAGCAGGACAATGACCGCCGCAATGCCGTCGGCTTCTTGCGATTCGAACTTGGGCTTCGCAAGCCGAACCTTTTGCCAATTGTTCGAGACCAGGTCGGAAATCAACGACGTCTCGGGTGTTTGAGCATGCACTTTGGAGGGAACAAACGGTGTACTGTGGCACATTGCTAAAAAGCTCATGATGAGCAATGCCGCCAGTCGTTCCGGCTTTTTCATTTTTGCCTCCTAGAAGGCGTGTGGGTGCAGCTACAGTACGTACCGCAAACGGGCTTCGAGCTTCGCTTTTGCCGCGGGCCATTCCTGGTCGGTGATGCTGTACATCACTGTATCTCGGATATAACCGTCCGGCATGATCATGTGTCGGCGCAGGATGCCCTCGCGCACGGCGCCTAGCTTCTCGATCGCCCGCTGGCTCTGTTTATTGCGGCTATCGGTCTTCAACTGAACGCGGATCGCATTCTGTTGCTCGAATGCGTGCCGCAACAACAAGTATTTGCATTCGGGATTTACGGCGCTTCCCTGCAGCGGCTTGGTGAGCCAGGTGAAGCCGATTTCGAGATTCCGATCGCGCTGGCGAATGTCGAGATAGCACGTCATACCGACGGCCTTGCCCGACTCGCGCAGCACGATCGCGAAGGGGCACCAATCGGCGAGCGAGCCGAGATAGCCGATTACCGCCTGCATGCCGGCCGGCGAATATTCCGGCGGCGGAAACGTGTTCGTGAAAATCTCGGGCGTTGCGGCCGTGGCCAAATCCGCAGCGTGCGACATTGCCAGTGGTTCCAGCCGCGCTACGCGCCCTTCAAGAACGATCGGCTTGACCTCCATGGGAATCCTCCGCATTGAAATCGTTCCGCGAGAAATGTTCGCGGCAGTTTAATGGCAGTGCGATCGCCCGGCAAACGAGCGCGAGAGACTCGCCGGGCAAGCCCGGCGGCTAATATCTATGCAACTGCCGGCTGCTTGCTGCCGTCCGCCGACTAATTCGTGGCCTAAACTTTCTCGCCACGAATTCACGTCCTTGTCGAGGGAGGGGCCGCGATGTCTGCTACGGAAACCACGGGCCGCGACAGCGTATTAGCCGCGGTGCTGTCCGACGAAGGATTCTTTCCGGCCGAGCCACACTCGATTGAAGAAACGGGCCTGGCCGTTTCGCTGATCGAGTCGTTGATTGCCAAGCAGCTATCGACGATCGGCACCTCCAGCGGCCGGGCTTTGGCCGATGCCCTGTGCCTGCCCTTCGGCGTGCTCGATCCCTTGTATCAAAGCCTGCGCACGCGGCAGATTCTGGTACACACCGGCTCGGCGCCGTTGAACGACTACTACTACACACTCACCGAACAGGGGCGCGAGCGGGCCGCGGCATTTCGCGACGCCTGTGCTTATACCGGTGCGGCGCCGGTGCCCATGTCTGACTATCTGCTGTCGGTCGAAGCGCAATCGATCCGGGCCGAAGCGCCCAAGCGTTCGAAACTAGAGAAGGCGTTCGCCGACATCTCGATCAATCCCGCGCTGTTCGACAGCCTGGGCCCGGCCGTGAACTCGGGCGCGGGCTTGTTCTTGTATGGCTCGCCTGGCAATGGCAAATCGACGCTGGCCCGGCGGATCACGGTTTGTTTTGGCCAGCACATCTGGATGCCGCAGACGTTGATCGAGGATGGGCAGATCATCAAGCTCTTTGATAGCGTCTATCACGAAGCGGTCGAGAACAAGCAATCAACGCTGATGAAGGCGGCCTCGCACGATCGGCGGTGGGTCAAAGTGCGCCGTCCGACGGTCATCGTTGGTGGCGAGCTGACGATGGACGGCCTGGAAATTCGCCACGACCCGGTCAGCAATACCAGCGAAGCGCCGCTACAATTGAAGAGCAATTGCGGCTGTCTGTTGATCGACGACTTCGGCCGCCAGCGGATCGAGCCGCGGGAGCTTCTGAATCGCTGGATCATTCCGCTGGAAAACCGAATGGATTTTCTCACCCTGTCGACGGGCAAGAAGATCCGCGTGCCGTTCGAGCAGTTGATCATCTTCTCGACGAACCTCGAACCCTCGGATCTGGTCGACGAAGCCTTCTTGCGGCGGATTCCCTACAAGATCCAGATCAACGACCCGGACGAATCCGAGTTTCACCATCTCTTCGAGCTGTACGCCGTGGGTTTTGGCTGCGACTACCGCGCGGACGTGGTGGATCATCTGTTGCGGACGCACTACCGGGCCCACAATCTGCCGATGCGCCGCTGCCATCCGCGCGATCTGTTGGGCCAGGTGCGCAATTACTGCGTATACAACGGCCTGCCGATGGAAATGCGGCCCGAGTATTTCGACCGCGTGGTGAAGAGTTACTTCACGGTTCTGGCTACGGCGAAGTAAAGATGGACCGGGCATCTTTCGCGTCGAAGAAGCGCCGAGCAAGCTCGGCGGTTAAATAGCCGACGCCGTCACATCAAAAAGGCTTCCGCAATCGCGAAATAGACCAGGATGCCGGTGACGTCGACCAGGCTGGCGACCACTGGGTTCGACATGAGCGCCGGGTCGAGCCCGACGCGCTTAAGGACCAGGGGCAATGTCGCGCCGACCAGGTTTCCACAGACCACGACGGTCGCCACGCCCATCGCCACGACCATGGCCATGTGCGCGACGGTCACCTCTCCGACCGACTCGTCATGGCCTCCCAGTACGTGCAGGAAGCCAATCGCGCCGAACAGGCCGAGCGCGCCGAGCGTCAAGCCCAACGACGCGCCCATCATGATCTCGTGCCAGACGATGCGGAACCAATCGGCGGGCCGTACCTCTCCCAGCGCCAGTGCGCGGGTGATGATCGTGGCCGATTGCGAGCCGCAGTTACCGCCGGCCGAGATGATCAGCGGGATGAACAGGACCAGGCCCGGCACGGCGTCGAAGGTTTCCTTGTAGCGCAAGAGGACCATCATGGTCATGAACTCGGCGCAAAACAAAATCGCCAGCCAGAAGCTGCGTTTGCCCCACATAGTGACGAGCGGCGTTCGCAGGTAGCTGTCCTCGAGCGGCCCGACGGCGCCCAAGCGATAGACGTCTTCCGTGGCCTCTTCGACGATGACGTCGGCCACGTCGTCGTGCGTGACGATGCCGACGAGCCGGTTTTCGTGGTCCAGGATCGGCAGCGCGAGCAAGTCGTATTCCATCAGCTTGCCGGCGGTGACTTCCTGATCTTCATCGACGACCGAGGAAATCACTTCGCGCTGCATGATGTCGGCCACGCGGCGATGCTGCGGCGCAAGAATCAGGTTCTTCAGCGACACGAATCCCACGAGCCGACGTTCGCTGTCGAGCACATAGCAGTAATAAATCGTTTCACGATCGGGCGCCTCGTGCCGCAGGCGATCGATGGCCTCGGCGGCGGTCAGTTCGGCGGGCACCGTGGCGTAGTCGCTCGTCATCACGGCGCCGGCGGTGTCTTCCTTGTAGGCCGTCAGGC
This window harbors:
- a CDS encoding pitrilysin family protein; the encoded protein is MVGTLAAAAEQPVFPFPIEKTVLDNGLTIITVPADTPGVISYYTIVRTGSRNEIEPGLSGFAHFFEHMMFRGTPRNSNEQYNAKMKAMGADSNAFTTDDWTAYHTTASADALSTIIELEADRFQNLSYDLPAFQKEARAVLGEYNKIASSPLLLLDETMQDVAYEKHTYKHTTIGFLKDIVDMPNQYEYSRKFFERWYRPDNCIVLVVGDARHKEVVELARRQYSGWRAGVAKIEIPAEPAQTAERRRDLEWKGVTQPYLYIGYHVPGFDPKSRDIAALDVLSEAIFSQVSPLYRKLVLDEARVETITAGAQFHRDPTLFTIMARLHDAADMAAIEKEIYQALAAAAEKPIDAQQLADIKSHMRYGFATSLDSTNAIARGLGSFLELTGDPDSLNQIYATYEQVTPEDVQRVAKEYFAPENRTVVTLLSEKDAAAKNQTAKADSAPAATKARPETAPAAKAKTAKAAPQKANDSVEAGTKNGSPLVTLRIAFRAGSQNDPPGKEGLAALTARMISEGGSDEVSYSELLELLYPLAGRMDGQCDKEVTIFTGEVHRDKLAEFYPLFIDTLLRPRFDQADFERLRQEHLSYLSARLRGNDDENLGKWTLQLSLYPPTHPYGHVDQGTIAGLQAITLDDVRNFYKTHYTQAAMTAVAAGGISDAFRGRLSKDLAAGLPAGKANVSDLPAPHKPDGLELTIVEKPTIATAISLGFPIDITRADDDYYALAVASSAFGEHRTFNGRLMKNMRGKRGLNYGDYAYIENFIQDGPGTFVLPGVPRRQQYFSIWIRPVPHDKGVFALRQALRELDQLVKDGLTQEEFEATRNFLFHYSKLWAQSQSRRVGYDLDGQFYGRASQIEELARRLPSMTREQVNAAIRKHLQAKNVSIAVVTDDGARFRDQVRSGKPTPLVYDTAGTPPEILEEDKEIESWPLPIAADHIRVVPAKELFER
- a CDS encoding gamma-glutamyl-gamma-aminobutyrate hydrolase family protein, producing the protein MTRKPLIGLNAEYRAAKKDAPAFSYVSAGYYDSIVASGGVPVVIPPLADDDDVERILDMLDGIVLVGGADLDPRRDGFMLHPAVRTLDSRREDFDRRLMNRIAARRMPVFGIGVGVQLLNVSQGGNLFLHVPEDMPRALPHKDPLDPAHRHALEVVPGSLMERVYGEGEIRVNSFHHMAIDEVATGFQVTARCPDGVIEAIESTQPDWFAFGTQFHPESDSASALDLRIFEEFITGVGGEVPAVRMAA
- a CDS encoding AAA family ATPase, which encodes MSATETTGRDSVLAAVLSDEGFFPAEPHSIEETGLAVSLIESLIAKQLSTIGTSSGRALADALCLPFGVLDPLYQSLRTRQILVHTGSAPLNDYYYTLTEQGRERAAAFRDACAYTGAAPVPMSDYLLSVEAQSIRAEAPKRSKLEKAFADISINPALFDSLGPAVNSGAGLFLYGSPGNGKSTLARRITVCFGQHIWMPQTLIEDGQIIKLFDSVYHEAVENKQSTLMKAASHDRRWVKVRRPTVIVGGELTMDGLEIRHDPVSNTSEAPLQLKSNCGCLLIDDFGRQRIEPRELLNRWIIPLENRMDFLTLSTGKKIRVPFEQLIIFSTNLEPSDLVDEAFLRRIPYKIQINDPDESEFHHLFELYAVGFGCDYRADVVDHLLRTHYRAHNLPMRRCHPRDLLGQVRNYCVYNGLPMEMRPEYFDRVVKSYFTVLATAK
- a CDS encoding DUF6614 family protein: MDIYHVWCNLKPGTGDVAFCERVDAYLGQLREEKLILGFRITRRKLGFGPPQLGEFHITIEVTDLAQLEAAFQHVARRAGPIEGLHHAVNSLVTDLSFALYRDFPDAVRERGEERF
- a CDS encoding GNAT family protein → MEVKPIVLEGRVARLEPLAMSHAADLATAATPEIFTNTFPPPEYSPAGMQAVIGYLGSLADWCPFAIVLRESGKAVGMTCYLDIRQRDRNLEIGFTWLTKPLQGSAVNPECKYLLLRHAFEQQNAIRVQLKTDSRNKQSQRAIEKLGAVREGILRRHMIMPDGYIRDTVMYSITDQEWPAAKAKLEARLRYVL
- a CDS encoding GGDEF domain-containing protein, with amino-acid sequence MYLPSIVALAAVATIGYLMGRRSQQQQPEYHGDRARRELKRARAVAGQLEEIADRIRKNLATHQSSIAKFKDRVSELSSQEERAAWCELFHEAETMVKPTLDLAAQISCAYDELRQQTSHLMTFTETRSDQLTGVSNRKALDETLESSFALLTRYDQGFALAIFDIDHFKQINDVQGHVLGDQILQKVARILDDETRETDLVARYGGEEFVVVMPHTDLEGASCFAEKIRLAVANSGLVTISGGVAEASHQDDPKMLLARSDAALYAAKAAGRNRIHCNTGISVEPYLADTQELPAISAAEALSS
- the mgtE gene encoding magnesium transporter, producing the protein MRHPLLAPDLRELVLEREEKVLRDFFVPHHPAATAEMLDDLAPEEALYVLTLLAGRVRAEVFSYLEAELQDGIAQLMDRGALATLVSAMSHDERADLITRLPEERTEQILPLLAQAEREDIRRLTAYKEDTAGAVMTSDYATVPAELTAAEAIDRLRHEAPDRETIYYCYVLDSERRLVGFVSLKNLILAPQHRRVADIMQREVISSVVDEDQEVTAGKLMEYDLLALPILDHENRLVGIVTHDDVADVIVEEATEDVYRLGAVGPLEDSYLRTPLVTMWGKRSFWLAILFCAEFMTMMVLLRYKETFDAVPGLVLFIPLIISAGGNCGSQSATIITRALALGEVRPADWFRIVWHEIMMGASLGLTLGALGLFGAIGFLHVLGGHDESVGEVTVAHMAMVVAMGVATVVVCGNLVGATLPLVLKRVGLDPALMSNPVVASLVDVTGILVYFAIAEAFLM